A region from the Aegilops tauschii subsp. strangulata cultivar AL8/78 chromosome 5, Aet v6.0, whole genome shotgun sequence genome encodes:
- the LOC109767900 gene encoding VAN3-binding protein, which translates to MGDHHPHPHHPRARLAAGDLRPPEPPLDPLEFLSRSWSASAVDVPRPRPPSPAPLLAAPIAEDPACCELDDGAATAGSSFSFASAATSQFIMERILAQSEVAPLTSGRLSHSSGPLNGGGSLTDSPPVSPEIDDSQYCRAGTPKPQAYRGGSKTVGRWLKDRKEKKKEETRAHNAQVHAAVSVAAVAAAVAAVAAATAAASSSGKDDRAARTDMAMASAATLVAAQCVEAAESLGAEREHLEAVVSSAVNVRTPGDIVTVTAAAATALRGAATLRARALKEVWNIAAVIPVEKGTMGGGGAGGGHHHKQIVQKQQHRKLESNGSSISDLSLEEENNFLGVCSQELLVRGTELLKRTRKGALHWKVVSVYINRMGLVSLKMKSRHVAGTITKKKKGVVIDVCKDVAAWPGRHLLEDGEHRRYFGLRTADHRVIEFECTSQREYELWTKGVARLLSIAGERKRPL; encoded by the exons ATGGGCGaccaccacccccacccccaccacccgcgggcccgcctcgccgccggcgacctccgcccgccggagccgccgctgGACCCGCTGGAGTTCCTCTCCCGCTCCTGGAGCGCCTCCGCCGTCGACGTGCCCCGCCCGCGgccgccgtcgccggcgccgcTGCTCGCCGCGCCCATCGCCGAGGACCCCGCCTGCTGCGAGCTCGACGACGGCGCCGCCACGGCCGGCAGCTCCTTCTCCTTCGCCTCCGCGGCCACCTCGCAGTTCATCATGGAGCGGATCCTGGCGCAGTCG GAGGTGGCGCCCCTCACGTCCGGACGGCTCTCCCACAGCAGCGGCCCGctcaacggcggcggctccctCACCGACAGCCCGCCGGTCTCGCCGGAGATTGATGACTCGCAG TACTGCAGGGCGGGCACGCCGAAGCCACAGGCGTACCGAGGAGGCAGCAAGACGGTCGGCCGGTGGCTCAAGGAcaggaaggagaagaagaaagaggagacaCGAGCGCACAACGCGCAGGTCCATGCCGCTGTTTCGGTCGCGGCGGTGGCCGCTGCGGTTGCGGCCGTTGCTGCTGCCACCGCTGCGGCCTCCAGTTCCGGCAAGGACGATCGCGCGGCCCGCACCGACATGGCCATGGCCTCCGCGGCGACGCTCGTGGCCGCGCAATGCGTCGAGGCCGCGGAGTCATTGGGGGCTGAGCGCGAGCATTTGGAGGCGGTTGTTAGCTCGGCGGTGAACGTCAGGACGCCTGGCGATATCGTCACGGTCACGGCTGCTGCTGCTACTG CATTGAGAGGTGCAGCCACATTGAGGGCGAGGGCTTTGAAGGAGGTGTGGAACATAGCGGCGGTGATCCCGGTCGAGAAGGGGACGATGGGAGGAGGAGGTGCAGGAGGAGGGCACCATCACAAGCAGATTGTGCAAAAGCAGCAGCATCGCAAGCTGGAGAGCAACGGCAGCAGCATCAGCGATCTTTCGCTTGAGGAGGAGAACAACTTCCTGGGCGTGTGCAGCCAAGAACTTCTTGTTCGCGGCACCGAGCTCCTTAAACGCACACGGAAAG GCGCGCTGCACTGGAAGGTCGTATCAGTGTACATCAACCGAATGGGCCTG GTCTCTCTGAAAATGAAGAGCCGGCATGTTGCAGGGACAATCACCAAGAAGAAGAAAG GTGTGGTGATCGACGTGTGCAAGGACGTGGCGGCGTGGCCCGGGCGGCACCTGCTGGAGGACGGCGAGCACCGGCGCTACTTCGGGCTGAGGACGGCGGACCACCGGGTGATCGAGTTCGAGTGCACCAGCCAGAGGGAGTACGAGCTGTGGACCAAGGGCGTGGCGCGCCTCCTCAGCATCGCCGGCGAGCGGAAGCGTCCCCTGTGA